A genomic segment from Actinoplanes sichuanensis encodes:
- a CDS encoding DUF305 domain-containing protein, which yields MKRRLAAALVIAAVPLLLGACGTDVDKPATPAGTTAKADVKNVAEITAGSTFNDTDVMFLQMLIDNLGQGQEMAQTAAKRATRPEVAELAKAVQVTQADEIKLMKSWLAEWGKPATLDERVSLHADHGGMPSTGDKEIASLTTVKKAQFETAFLNLFLAHQHNAVEFAQMELDKGGNELAKSFAERVKQSRTDQVQQMLKLLAG from the coding sequence GTGAAGCGCCGGTTGGCCGCCGCGCTGGTGATCGCGGCCGTCCCGCTGCTGCTGGGCGCTTGCGGTACCGATGTCGACAAGCCGGCCACGCCGGCCGGCACCACCGCCAAGGCCGACGTCAAGAACGTCGCCGAGATCACCGCGGGCTCGACGTTCAACGACACCGACGTGATGTTCCTGCAGATGCTGATCGACAACCTGGGCCAGGGTCAGGAGATGGCGCAGACCGCGGCCAAGCGGGCCACCCGCCCCGAGGTCGCCGAGCTGGCCAAGGCCGTGCAGGTCACCCAGGCCGACGAGATCAAGCTGATGAAGAGCTGGCTCGCCGAATGGGGTAAGCCGGCCACCCTCGACGAGCGGGTCAGCCTGCACGCCGACCACGGTGGCATGCCGAGCACCGGGGACAAGGAGATCGCCTCGCTGACGACGGTGAAGAAGGCGCAGTTCGAGACGGCGTTCCTCAACCTCTTCCTGGCGCACCAGCACAACGCCGTCGAGTTCGCTCAGATGGAACTCGACAAGGGTGGCAACGAGCTGGCCAAGTCCTTCGCGGAGCGGGTCAAGCAGTCTCGTACCGACCAGGTCCAGCAGATGCTCAAGTTGCTCGCCGGCTGA
- a CDS encoding outer membrane protein assembly factor BamB family protein has product MSLVLVVPPLWDHPGYDAEDSHHNPAETVINADRIRHVVKKWQAGLRTSAESCSGFGEPVLSGGRVYVSDQLGISAYAAADGAVSWRYDWAYPGDSETPRLAVADGLLIVAGGDCNSQSDPDGEIIALDARTGLPRWRLPVDVPVDSVVVDKSLVVISGGSPSDEDAVIAYHVRDGRQAWQKSRYLAAGVSADGTILARATDGSDVETGTSAGIAIATGSVRWTRKGKWTAQAASPGAERFLVTDETGTLRSVRVSDGRLEWTAASFPSSESIMVDRNRVYRVSGRDVEALNAADGKRVWTVRQKADGTQPAGAAGLIYTGAAVLNAADGKVAGPDLPGRLIVAGGRIHQVVSGQLRTLG; this is encoded by the coding sequence GTGTCCCTGGTCCTGGTTGTGCCGCCGCTCTGGGACCACCCCGGATACGACGCCGAGGACAGCCACCACAACCCGGCCGAGACCGTGATCAACGCCGACCGGATCCGGCACGTGGTCAAGAAGTGGCAGGCCGGCCTACGAACCAGTGCGGAGAGCTGTTCCGGATTCGGTGAGCCGGTGCTGTCCGGTGGGCGGGTCTACGTCAGTGACCAGCTCGGGATCTCCGCCTACGCGGCGGCGGACGGAGCCGTGAGCTGGCGGTACGACTGGGCCTATCCCGGTGACAGTGAGACGCCCCGGCTCGCCGTCGCCGACGGGCTGCTGATCGTCGCCGGCGGAGACTGCAACTCGCAGAGCGACCCGGACGGGGAGATCATCGCGCTCGACGCCCGGACCGGGCTGCCCCGGTGGAGGCTACCGGTGGACGTCCCGGTCGACTCGGTGGTCGTCGACAAGAGTCTCGTCGTCATCTCCGGCGGATCGCCCTCGGATGAGGATGCGGTCATCGCCTACCACGTCCGGGACGGGCGGCAGGCCTGGCAGAAGAGCCGGTATCTGGCGGCCGGGGTGTCCGCGGACGGGACGATCCTGGCCCGGGCCACCGACGGATCCGACGTGGAGACCGGGACCAGTGCCGGGATCGCGATCGCCACCGGCAGCGTGCGGTGGACCCGGAAAGGGAAGTGGACCGCGCAGGCCGCATCGCCGGGGGCGGAACGGTTCCTGGTCACGGACGAGACGGGGACGCTGCGATCGGTCCGGGTCTCCGACGGGCGGCTCGAGTGGACCGCGGCGTCCTTCCCGTCCTCGGAATCGATCATGGTCGACCGGAACCGGGTCTATCGCGTGTCCGGACGCGACGTCGAAGCCCTGAACGCGGCCGACGGGAAACGGGTCTGGACGGTACGGCAGAAGGCCGACGGGACACAGCCGGCCGGCGCCGCTGGGCTGATCTATACCGGGGCGGCCGTGCTGAACGCCGCCGACGGGAAGGTGGCCGGGCCGGACCTCCCCGGGCGGCTGATCGTGGCCGGCGGACGGATCCACCAGGTGGTGAGCGGACAGCTCCGAACCCTCGGCTGA